A region from the Gossypium hirsutum isolate 1008001.06 chromosome A08, Gossypium_hirsutum_v2.1, whole genome shotgun sequence genome encodes:
- the LOC107947055 gene encoding uncharacterized protein, giving the protein MSRRNLFKKVLRFGRKGKLSQRLIGPYEVIEQIGPVAYRLLLPPELEHIHNVFHVSLLWKYRLNPSHVVPIEEIEDQSDLLYEEELIVSFDHQVKVLCNKTVPLVKVLWHNHKTKEATWKSEDIMKRYYLYLFDLGKF; this is encoded by the exons atGTCACGGAGAAACTTATTT AAGAAGGTTTTAAGGTTCGGGAGGAAGGGTAAGCTCAGTCAAAGGCTCATTGGCCCTTACGAGGTTATTGAGCAGattggaccggttgcttatcgTCTTTTGTTGCCGCCTGAGCTTGAGCACATTCACAATGTCTTCCATGTTTCCTTGTTATGGAAGTATAGACTGAATCCTTCTCATGTTGTTcctattgaggagattgaggATCAATCTGACCTTTTGTATGAGGAGGAACTGATTGTGAGCTTCGACCATCAGGTTAAGGTGCTATGCAATAAGACGGTGCCattggtgaaagttttatggcacaACCATAAGACTAAGGAAGCCACTTGGAAGTCAGAAGATATCATGAAGCGTTACTATTTGTACCTATTcgatttaggtaaattttga